Genomic window (Candidatus Deferrimicrobium sp.):
GACGTCCTGTACGGGATCACGATGGAAAAGCACGGGATCTCCCGCACCGTCTCAGTAAAACTGAACAACTGATCCACGCCTGGTGCTCCAATTCAAAAAATCGGTAACGAAACGGGAAGGCAGTAGGGAAGGCGCAACAGGCGGGTCCGGCGGAGCCGCCGCAGGAGGGGGACGCCCCAGTACGAGCTTCGCGCCGCTGGGGTGCCCCGCAGTAGGAAGAACGGGGGGCACAGTGAGGCCGGCCTCCAGGGTTCCGTTCCCGAAGAGGCCGAGCACCGAGAGGGTCGATGCGCCGCCACCGGCGAGGCGCTCGACCGAGGCGTACCCACGGCGGTACGATGAGGGAGGGGAACGATGCCGGGGCGGATGCAGCGGGCGTCGAATGCCGGGATCAAAGGGAATGGAGCCCTGGAGGTCGGGGCGCAGCCGTGCAGGTTCGCCGCACGGCGAGCCACGAACGGAGTCCCCCTCCGAGGCGGCGCAGCCGGACCTCCCCCGAGCCCACACCCTGAGTTTCTAACGATGAGCGAACAGAGCGACATCCCCGGCGGCGGCATGTTCGCCCGGCTGAAGGCGGGCCTGGCCAAGACACGGGAGCTCCTCCTCATGAACGTCGGAGCGATCGCGCGCGGGATCGGGCCCGTGGACGGGAACGTCCTCGATCAGCTCGAGGAAGCGTTGATCCTCGCCGACGTAGGTGCGGAGCTTTCGCGGGAATACGTCGACGCGCTTCGCGCCGCGTGGCGGCGAGGGGAACTCCCGGACACGGACGCCCTCCGGGCCCGCTTGCGGGAGATGGTAGCGGACACCCTTGCCCCCCGCATGACCCCGTTGAAGGTGGTTCCGCCGTACCCGTTCGTTGTCCTTGTCGTCGGGGTGAACGGCGTTGGGAAGACGACCACGATCGGAAAGGTGGCAAGCGGACTCCGGGCGGAGGGGCGCACCGTCCTCCTCGCGGCGGCGGACACCTTCCGGGCCGCGGCGATCGAGCAGCTCGCCGTGTGGGCCGAGCGGGCGGGGGCGGACATCGTCCGTCACAAGGAAGGGGCGGACTCCTCGGCCGTGGCGTTCGACGCCGTGCGGGCGGCGAAGGCCAGGGGGACCCACGTGGTCCTCGTCGACACCGCGGGACGGCTCCACACCAAGTCCCACCTGATGGAAGAGGTGCGAAAGGTCGTCCGGGTGATCGGAAAGGAGATTCCCGGGGCTCCCCACGAAGTGCTCCTCGTCCTCGATGCGACCAGCGGGCGCAACGCCATCGCGCAGGCGAAGACGTTCGAGGAATTCACGGGTGTGACGGGGATCGCGCTCACCAAGCTCGACGGGACGGCGAAAGGGGGGGTCGTCCTCTCCGTGACGCGGGAGATCGCCGCCCCGATCCGCTACATCGGCGTCGGGGAGAAGGCGGACGACCTGCGTCCCTTCGACGCCAAGTCCTTCGCCGAAGCCCTCTTCTGACGCACGAAATCGAAAAATAACTGCTGAAGTGTATGGGGACCGCGGAGTGCGAGGAGCAGGCGTAGTCGCCGCAGGAGGGGGCGCAGTGAGGTAAAGCGCCCCACTCACGGACGAATTGCGCTCCCTGGGGTACCCCCGCTGTAGGAAGAACAGGGGGCACAGCCGTGTGGGTTTACCGCACGGCCACGAACGGAGCCCCGCCCTCCGAGGCGACGCAGCTGACATTCGCGATTGAAACCGGGCGGTTGACGGGATATTCTACGAGTCAGGTTTCATAAATCCGGCAACGGGGTCCGACTACCCACGGGAGAAGCGAAGATGGGCGAAGAGTCGTTCGCGCTGATCGAGAAGAAGATCACCGACCTGGTCCGGGTCGTGGCGGAGCTGAAAAAGGAGAAGGAAACCCTCGCGGGGGAGCTCGTGCGGAAGGACGGGGAGGTGAAGGAGCTGACCCGGAAACTGAACGATCTTTCGCGGGAACGCGTCGAGGTGAAGGAGAAGGTGGAGAAGATCCTTTCCCGCCTGGACACCATTGAGTTATAGGCTCGAGGCGGTATAATAACAAAGGAAAGAGGATAGTGAACCGGATCGACGTGAACATCGCCGGGTACGCATTGACCGTCCGGACCGACCGGTCGGAAGAGCACATGGCGCGCCTGGCCGGGACCCTGAACGAAAGGGTACGGGAGATCCAGAAACAGGGCGGCACCGCAAACTACCTGAACGTCATCATGCTCGCGGCGATGGAGCTTGCCGACGAGGTCCTGATGTTCGATGAGCGGTTCCGTGAAGTAAAGGCGGAAATCGAGGCGCTGCGGAGGGAAAGGGAAGACCAGACGACCCGGCTGGACCGGAAGAGCCGGGACCTCCTCGCGACGCTCGACGACGCGTTGAAGTAGGCTGGCAGGAAATTCGTCGGGGCCCCTGCCGTGCGCGTGATCGTTGGAAGAGTTTGAGCCAACATGCAAAGAATGGGATCCCTTCCGGGCGGTGGTGAGCGTCCCTGACGCCGGGGAAGCCTGAAGCGGCCCGAACCGGGAACCCACCTGGTGAAAGCCAGGTTCAACTCGACCGTCGACACGGCATTCGCGGGGGCACTTTAGCGGAACCCGGGCGAAATGCCCGTTTGTATAGATCAGGGTGGCCATAACCGTTGTTGCGGCGACGTTCTTATCGCGGTTCGATGCGGCGGCAGTTTTTGTTCGAATAAGGGTACCCGGCGTCACAGGCCAAAACGTTTCCGCAGCGCGAGCGCAGCAACCCCGCGGTTTTTGCCCCCCCCGTCCACCTCCGTCGAAAGGCGTCCGATGCTCGTCGTTGAGCGCAAGGAGATACTTCGCAGGGAAGGCCGTATTCGGCTTCGGGAGCGTGCGGAGTCGGCGAGTTCGGCGGAGGCAGGTGACCGGGCTCAGGACCACTTTCTCCGGGAGTTTCCTCCGCTGGCGGGGAGGACCGCGGCATTGTACCGCGCGCTGGCCGGCGAGGTCCCTACCGAACGGATCCGGAATGCGTATCTTGCGGCGGGAGCCAGGCTCTACTATCCCCGGGTCGAAGGGAATGGAACACTCGCTTTTTACCCGCACCGTGAAGGAGATGGGTGGGAAACGGGGCCGTACGGGATCCTCGAGCCGTCGATCCCGGCGGGCACCGAGCCGCTGAAATCGGGGTGGGACATCATCGTCGTCCCGGGTCTCGCCTTCGATTGGCGGGGGAATCGTCTCGGTTTTGGGTTCGGGTATTACGACCGGTTCCTCGGAGGCCTGCCGGAGAGCGTGCCGCGTGTCGGGCTCGCTTGCGCGAGCCAGTTGGTTCCGGAGGTACCGGTCGACGCGTGGGATGTCCCCGTCCACGCACTGGTGACGGAAGAAGGCGTGATCCGGGTCGTGAAAGCGTCCGGGTTCGCTGAACCATAGATGTTCTACCGAGGAGGCACACCTTGAATATGTCGATGGTGCTCATCGCGGTCCTTGCGGCGGTGGCCCTGGCACTGGCCGTGTACGTGGCGTTCCTGCTGGCCGGGAAAAAGAGCACGTTGGAAAAGGCTCGTGCAGACGCGCGGGCGGAGGCGGAGAAGGCGGCGGAGATCCTCCAGAGTTCCCGGAAGGAAGCGGCGAACATCCTGAAGGAGGCCGCCCTCCAGGCCAAGGACCATTTGCTGCAGGTCAAGATCGACTTCGAGAAGGAGACGCGGGATCGGAAGAACGAGCTGAGCCAGCTCGAGAAGCGCCTTCTCCAGAAAGAGGACCAGTTCGACC
Coding sequences:
- a CDS encoding 5-formyltetrahydrofolate cyclo-ligase, whose protein sequence is MLVVERKEILRREGRIRLRERAESASSAEAGDRAQDHFLREFPPLAGRTAALYRALAGEVPTERIRNAYLAAGARLYYPRVEGNGTLAFYPHREGDGWETGPYGILEPSIPAGTEPLKSGWDIIVVPGLAFDWRGNRLGFGFGYYDRFLGGLPESVPRVGLACASQLVPEVPVDAWDVPVHALVTEEGVIRVVKASGFAEP
- a CDS encoding cell division protein ZapA — translated: MNRIDVNIAGYALTVRTDRSEEHMARLAGTLNERVREIQKQGGTANYLNVIMLAAMELADEVLMFDERFREVKAEIEALRREREDQTTRLDRKSRDLLATLDDALK
- the ftsY gene encoding signal recognition particle-docking protein FtsY, encoding MSEQSDIPGGGMFARLKAGLAKTRELLLMNVGAIARGIGPVDGNVLDQLEEALILADVGAELSREYVDALRAAWRRGELPDTDALRARLREMVADTLAPRMTPLKVVPPYPFVVLVVGVNGVGKTTTIGKVASGLRAEGRTVLLAAADTFRAAAIEQLAVWAERAGADIVRHKEGADSSAVAFDAVRAAKARGTHVVLVDTAGRLHTKSHLMEEVRKVVRVIGKEIPGAPHEVLLVLDATSGRNAIAQAKTFEEFTGVTGIALTKLDGTAKGGVVLSVTREIAAPIRYIGVGEKADDLRPFDAKSFAEALF